A window from Symbiopectobacterium purcellii encodes these proteins:
- the rsmF gene encoding 16S rRNA (cytosine(1407)-C(5))-methyltransferase RsmF, whose protein sequence is MVKPLSPSLPSAFLEAIQDIMPAHLSLDEFIAACQRPLRRSLRVNTLKISVDDFLSLAADWGWQLASIPWCKEGFWVVSPDETQLRLGNTVAHLSGLFYLQESSSMLPVSALFYAQESALLSREATPSPLVLDVAAAPGSKTTQIAARLGNNGGIVANEYSASRVKVLHANISRCGVDNSALTHFDGRVFGAALPETFDAILLDAPCSGEGVVRKDPDAMRHWSPESTAELAQTQKALIVSAFHALKPGGVLIYSTCTLNAQENQQVCQQLLDTFPQACAIEALGDLFPGAEDALTEKGYLHVFPQIYDSEGFFVARLRKTATIPPLPTPRFNVGKFPFTLVAGKDKDAVTLSANQAGLVWDPEQQQLWQRDNEIWLFPTALSALFGKIRFSRIGIKLAERYAKGFRWQHEAIVALADAQAPHAYALSDALVCEWYQGRDSYPDELPTGDEMVLTYQHTPIGLTKRIGSRIKNNLPRELVRDGACPQHGKQG, encoded by the coding sequence GTGGTGAAACCCCTCTCTCCTTCTTTGCCCTCCGCGTTTCTTGAGGCGATTCAAGACATCATGCCCGCGCATCTGTCCCTTGATGAATTCATTGCTGCCTGCCAGCGTCCATTAAGGCGCAGTCTGCGCGTCAACACGTTGAAGATTAGCGTGGATGACTTTTTGTCACTGGCGGCGGATTGGGGCTGGCAATTGGCGTCAATCCCCTGGTGTAAAGAAGGATTTTGGGTGGTCAGCCCGGATGAAACACAACTGCGATTGGGCAACACGGTTGCCCATTTAAGTGGGCTGTTTTATTTGCAGGAATCCAGCTCAATGCTGCCGGTCAGCGCATTGTTTTACGCGCAGGAAAGCGCGTTATTATCGCGTGAGGCAACCCCATCGCCATTGGTGCTGGACGTGGCCGCAGCACCGGGATCGAAAACCACACAAATTGCCGCACGTCTCGGCAATAACGGCGGGATCGTCGCTAACGAATATTCGGCCAGCCGGGTCAAGGTGCTGCATGCCAACATCAGCCGCTGCGGCGTAGACAACAGCGCGCTAACGCATTTTGATGGCCGCGTGTTCGGCGCGGCCCTGCCTGAGACGTTCGACGCCATTCTGCTTGATGCGCCGTGTTCCGGCGAAGGCGTGGTACGCAAAGACCCGGATGCCATGCGCCACTGGTCCCCGGAAAGTACGGCGGAGTTGGCACAAACCCAGAAAGCGCTGATCGTCAGCGCGTTTCATGCGTTAAAACCTGGCGGTGTACTCATTTACTCAACCTGTACGCTCAACGCCCAGGAAAACCAGCAGGTGTGTCAGCAACTGCTCGATACCTTCCCGCAGGCCTGTGCGATTGAAGCGTTAGGTGACCTCTTCCCCGGCGCAGAAGATGCGCTGACTGAGAAGGGATATCTCCACGTGTTCCCGCAAATTTACGACAGTGAAGGTTTCTTTGTCGCGCGGTTGCGCAAAACCGCGACCATCCCCCCATTACCCACACCGCGTTTTAACGTGGGTAAGTTTCCCTTCACGCTAGTAGCAGGTAAAGATAAAGACGCGGTGACGCTTTCTGCCAATCAGGCAGGCCTGGTCTGGGATCCAGAGCAGCAGCAACTCTGGCAGCGTGACAATGAAATCTGGCTGTTTCCCACCGCACTCAGTGCGCTGTTTGGCAAGATACGCTTCTCGCGCATTGGTATCAAACTGGCGGAACGCTATGCCAAAGGTTTTCGCTGGCAGCACGAAGCCATCGTCGCGCTGGCAGATGCACAGGCACCGCACGCTTACGCACTTAGCGACGCGCTGGTTTGTGAATGGTATCAGGGGCGCGACAGTTATCCCGACGAACTCCCTACCGGCGATGAGATGGTGCTTACCTATCAGCACACACCGATCGGATTAACCAAACGCATCGGCAGCCGTATAAAAAACAATCTTCCGCGCGAACTGGTGCGTGATGGTGCCTGTCCGCAGCACGGTAAACAGGGGTAG
- a CDS encoding YebW family protein, with product MYALVVFICYLGHGCENLVIDAYLNEAQCLSAMDEQRLRRAGCFPIEDFIDGYWIPAHERAEF from the coding sequence ATGTACGCACTGGTTGTCTTTATCTGTTATCTCGGCCACGGCTGCGAAAATCTGGTCATTGATGCTTATCTCAACGAAGCGCAGTGCCTGAGTGCGATGGATGAGCAACGTTTACGACGGGCGGGATGTTTTCCGATAGAGGATTTTATCGACGGCTATTGGATCCCGGCCCATGAACGCGCCGAGTTTTGA
- a CDS encoding malate/lactate/ureidoglycolate dehydrogenase yields the protein MLISERQLRDVTHLLLQKAGSQADEARCVSDHLVNANLKGHDSHGVGMLPHYVAFIAKGIMHPNTPVRLLRDGGAVLQFIGDRGFGQRTGKEAMEQAIARAKTTGVCLMTLASACHLGRIGTYGEMAAEAGMVAIHFVNVNDLDPIVAPWCGREARFGTNPICIAFPKSEHNPPFVLDFATSIVALGKTRVAYLAGKTFDEEVMLDSQGVSTNDPKVMWEDEKQGALKPIARHKGGGLVLAAEMLAGLLSGGGTIQPDNERKGAIMNNMTTIVIDPAAMVSMDWLQKEYDAMLDYVRTCPAADAEHPVLIAGEPERIACAQRQANGITLSDQEWANIVAAGVSLGMTEQEFAVV from the coding sequence ATGTTAATCTCCGAGCGTCAGCTTCGAGACGTTACTCATCTTTTATTGCAAAAGGCAGGCTCACAGGCTGATGAGGCGCGCTGTGTTTCCGATCATCTGGTGAATGCCAATCTCAAAGGTCATGATAGTCACGGCGTCGGAATGTTGCCGCACTATGTGGCATTTATCGCCAAAGGGATCATGCATCCTAATACGCCGGTGCGTTTGTTGCGTGACGGGGGAGCGGTATTGCAGTTCATCGGCGATCGTGGTTTTGGTCAGCGCACCGGCAAAGAAGCGATGGAGCAGGCGATTGCCAGAGCAAAAACCACCGGCGTGTGCCTGATGACACTGGCCTCCGCATGCCACCTTGGACGGATTGGCACCTACGGTGAAATGGCGGCCGAGGCGGGGATGGTGGCGATTCATTTTGTCAACGTGAACGATTTGGATCCGATTGTGGCACCCTGGTGCGGCCGTGAGGCGCGTTTTGGCACCAACCCCATCTGCATTGCGTTTCCTAAAAGTGAACATAATCCACCGTTTGTGCTCGATTTTGCCACCAGCATCGTGGCGTTGGGCAAAACGCGTGTGGCCTATTTGGCGGGCAAGACGTTTGATGAAGAGGTGATGCTCGATAGTCAGGGCGTTTCTACCAACGATCCCAAAGTGATGTGGGAAGATGAAAAACAGGGCGCGCTGAAACCCATTGCACGCCATAAAGGCGGCGGCTTGGTGCTGGCGGCAGAGATGCTGGCAGGGCTGCTTTCCGGCGGCGGTACAATCCAGCCGGATAATGAGCGTAAAGGGGCGATCATGAATAATATGACCACGATCGTTATCGACCCGGCGGCAATGGTATCGATGGACTGGCTGCAAAAAGAGTATGACGCCATGCTGGACTATGTGCGGACCTGTCCGGCGGCGGATGCTGAACATCCGGTGCTGATTGCTGGTGAGCCAGAACGTATTGCCTGTGCACAACGTCAGGCTAACGGGATAACGCTGTCCGATCAGGAGTGGGCTAATATCGTTGCTGCGGGCGTGTCTTTAGGGATGACAGAACAGGAGTTTGCTGTCGTCTGA
- a CDS encoding DJ-1/PfpI family protein encodes MADSPALSIGFLLFPGVTQLDLTWPYEVFVRAPGAQVHLIWKDLAPVNADRGLAILPTVTLAECPALDVICVPGGPGQIDLMDDDEVLDFLRQKAKEVKLVTSVCTGSLVLGAAGLLQGYKATTHWGSLDQLALLGAQPVEERVVHDGNRISGAGVTSGIDFALTVVAGLYGDAVAQEIQLQLEYDPAPPFNAGSPRSAAPELLQAVRLKQASFVEKRRQATQRAAAKL; translated from the coding sequence ATGGCTGATTCTCCCGCACTCTCCATCGGTTTTCTCCTTTTTCCCGGCGTAACCCAATTAGATTTGACCTGGCCTTACGAGGTATTCGTGCGGGCGCCGGGTGCACAGGTGCACTTGATTTGGAAAGATCTTGCGCCGGTTAACGCCGATCGGGGTCTGGCTATTTTGCCTACGGTTACCCTCGCTGAGTGCCCTGCGCTAGACGTTATCTGTGTGCCGGGTGGGCCCGGACAGATTGATCTGATGGACGATGATGAGGTCTTGGACTTCCTGCGTCAAAAAGCGAAGGAAGTTAAACTGGTTACTTCGGTCTGCACGGGATCGCTGGTATTAGGGGCCGCGGGCTTACTGCAAGGCTATAAGGCAACCACCCACTGGGGGTCGCTCGATCAATTGGCGTTGCTGGGGGCTCAACCGGTTGAGGAGCGCGTTGTGCACGATGGAAACCGCATTAGTGGTGCAGGCGTGACCTCAGGGATCGATTTCGCACTGACCGTGGTAGCAGGACTGTACGGTGATGCGGTTGCACAGGAGATTCAGTTACAATTGGAGTACGACCCCGCGCCGCCGTTCAACGCAGGTTCGCCGCGATCGGCTGCGCCGGAACTGCTTCAGGCCGTGCGTCTCAAGCAAGCCTCGTTTGTTGAAAAGCGCAGGCAGGCGACGCAACGTGCTGCGGCAAAATTATAG
- a CDS encoding YebY family protein: MKKIILALTLATLGADAIAAAQLVTLSRQQYGERWAFTREEVQLICRPGKAVFALNTGTLMQYPLNAAAQAQMKNGQVSGQPIDVIWLDDPTEPGKKKDLQPFIERGEQLCAAG, from the coding sequence ATGAAAAAGATCATTTTAGCGCTAACCCTTGCCACGCTTGGTGCTGATGCCATTGCCGCCGCCCAGTTGGTGACGTTAAGCCGCCAACAATATGGCGAACGTTGGGCGTTTACTCGTGAAGAAGTCCAGTTAATTTGCCGCCCGGGTAAGGCTGTTTTTGCGTTGAACACTGGGACGCTGATGCAGTACCCACTTAACGCGGCCGCACAGGCGCAAATGAAAAACGGTCAGGTTAGCGGGCAACCGATCGATGTGATCTGGCTGGACGACCCCACTGAACCGGGCAAGAAGAAAGATTTACAGCCGTTTATCGAACGCGGTGAACAGCTTTGTGCCGCAGGGTGA
- a CDS encoding MrcB family domain-containing protein, which produces MKFLSDVFDDYLELAKVNNHKIDIKHFNNKYKSSNAIFQLIPDEFKNNLSGRLEEFIFKPSIGQAIVTDIPWVCVLNKMITNTPQSGYYIALLFSYDMQECYLSLNQGAIDAAKVCGGPKKALQFLSLISKNVSPYLTYDKKAIYGEIDLKARKFPGTGYEKAAIQSFRYKKGALPSLQEFRANLNVLLSSYDNLFRLFSKSLLSSSEELFDLYALGLASLADDCKQDENQENKKAKYRIAGSVNVYPRDIKVASSAIKKAKFFCEYDSNHKYFKSKISNQNYVEAHHFIPLSEQYNFEYSLDVVENIISLCPVCHKILHHGTINDKKPLIEKFYGERSDALADRELEISLDTLLSFYK; this is translated from the coding sequence ATGAAGTTTTTAAGTGATGTTTTTGATGATTATCTCGAATTGGCAAAAGTAAATAACCATAAGATAGACATAAAACATTTCAACAATAAATACAAAAGCTCCAACGCGATATTCCAGCTAATCCCTGATGAGTTTAAAAATAACCTTAGCGGCCGTTTAGAAGAATTTATATTTAAGCCTTCTATAGGGCAAGCTATTGTCACAGACATACCTTGGGTTTGCGTCCTGAATAAAATGATAACAAACACACCTCAGTCTGGATATTATATAGCATTATTATTTTCTTATGATATGCAGGAATGTTATCTATCACTAAATCAAGGAGCAATAGACGCAGCGAAGGTATGTGGCGGGCCAAAAAAGGCACTACAATTTCTTAGTTTAATATCAAAAAATGTTTCTCCCTATTTGACATATGATAAAAAAGCAATTTATGGAGAAATTGATCTTAAGGCTCGTAAATTTCCTGGTACTGGCTATGAAAAGGCTGCCATACAAAGTTTTCGCTACAAGAAAGGAGCGCTACCATCGTTGCAAGAGTTTAGAGCTAATCTAAATGTCTTATTGTCAAGCTATGACAATTTATTTAGGTTATTTTCAAAATCATTATTGTCATCTTCAGAAGAACTATTTGACTTATATGCATTAGGCTTGGCTTCTTTGGCTGATGATTGCAAACAAGATGAAAACCAGGAGAATAAAAAGGCAAAATATAGAATCGCTGGAAGTGTAAATGTTTATCCAAGAGATATCAAAGTGGCGTCATCCGCCATTAAGAAAGCAAAATTCTTTTGTGAATATGACTCTAACCACAAATATTTTAAATCAAAAATTAGCAATCAAAATTATGTTGAAGCCCATCATTTCATTCCATTATCAGAGCAATATAATTTTGAATATTCATTGGATGTCGTAGAAAACATCATATCATTATGTCCTGTATGTCATAAAATATTGCATCATGGTACAATCAATGACAAAAAACCATTAATTGAAAAATTCTATGGCGAACGAAGCGATGCATTAG